A region of Paenibacillus sp. JNUCC-31 DNA encodes the following proteins:
- the mazG gene encoding bifunctional methyltransferase/pyrophosphohydrolase YabN yields the protein MSAALTVVGLGSGDADQLTVGIIKKMKHAATLYVRTLDHPVLNDLKQEGLEMTSFDAIYEAKASFPEVYDEIADQLIDAARTGEQGTEIVYAVPGHPMVAEASVRLLKERCPQMGISLRIMGGESFLDEAFIRLGFDPIEGFQLLDASSLNTELVQPQLHTLIGQVYDVFTASDVKLCLMDVYSDDYPVFVGHALGVQGQEIIHKVPLHDLDRIEGYGNLSLIYVPKNTDDALRRRSFARLHEIVNILRSPGGCPWDQEQTHQSIRKNLIEETYEVIETIDEDDPDHMKEELGDLLLQILLHSQMEEEVGTFNVYDVIEGLNDKLIFRHPHVFGEQQAGDANEALQNWEQMKAEEKKRKGQDLQKTSVLDGIPRDLPALMKGYKLQKKAAKVGFDWDDVEGVFAKIEEELAELKEAVQHNQSAEERKLELGDLLFAAANVARFIDTDPEEALAATNRKFVQRFQYIEERLREQGRTPSDSNVDEMEEYWQAAKKAGL from the coding sequence ATGAGTGCAGCTTTGACAGTAGTTGGTCTTGGTTCTGGAGACGCAGACCAGCTGACGGTAGGGATTATTAAAAAAATGAAACATGCGGCCACGCTGTATGTGCGTACACTGGATCATCCCGTGTTGAATGATCTGAAGCAGGAAGGGCTTGAGATGACATCTTTTGATGCGATCTATGAGGCTAAGGCTTCTTTTCCCGAAGTCTACGATGAAATTGCAGATCAGCTGATCGATGCCGCACGCACGGGTGAACAAGGCACTGAGATCGTTTATGCCGTGCCAGGGCATCCCATGGTTGCAGAAGCGAGTGTACGCCTGCTGAAAGAGCGCTGCCCCCAGATGGGCATTTCGCTGCGTATCATGGGCGGAGAGAGTTTTCTGGATGAAGCATTCATTCGTCTGGGATTCGACCCCATTGAAGGTTTTCAGCTTCTGGACGCCAGCAGTCTGAATACGGAACTGGTGCAACCCCAGCTTCATACCTTGATCGGGCAAGTCTACGATGTGTTTACCGCTTCCGACGTAAAACTGTGCCTGATGGACGTTTATTCTGACGATTATCCGGTATTTGTTGGACACGCCTTGGGTGTACAGGGGCAGGAGATCATTCACAAGGTGCCACTGCATGATCTGGACCGTATTGAAGGGTATGGTAATCTTTCACTGATCTATGTGCCAAAAAATACAGATGACGCGCTACGTCGACGTTCCTTCGCACGATTGCATGAAATTGTGAATATCCTTCGCAGTCCAGGGGGCTGTCCATGGGATCAGGAACAGACCCACCAGTCGATTCGCAAAAATCTGATTGAGGAAACCTATGAAGTTATTGAAACCATTGATGAAGATGACCCCGATCACATGAAGGAAGAGCTGGGTGATCTCCTGTTGCAGATTTTGCTGCACTCCCAGATGGAAGAAGAGGTTGGCACGTTTAACGTGTACGATGTTATCGAAGGATTGAACGACAAGCTTATTTTCCGTCATCCGCACGTCTTTGGCGAACAGCAGGCAGGTGATGCGAATGAGGCACTGCAAAACTGGGAACAGATGAAGGCAGAGGAGAAAAAGCGTAAAGGACAGGACCTGCAGAAGACCTCCGTGCTGGATGGTATTCCCCGTGACTTGCCTGCTTTGATGAAAGGATATAAATTGCAGAAGAAAGCGGCCAAGGTTGGCTTCGACTGGGATGATGTCGAGGGTGTCTTTGCCAAGATCGAAGAAGAATTGGCCGAACTGAAAGAAGCAGTGCAGCACAACCAATCTGCTGAAGAACGGAAGTTGGAGCTGGGCGATTTACTGTTTGCAGCTGCCAATGTCGCTAGATTCATTGATACAGATCCGGAGGAGGCACTTGCCGCCACCAATCGGAAATTCGTTCAGCGTTTCCAGTATATTGAGGAGCGCCTGCGTGAACAGGGAAGAACTCCGTCAGACAGTAATGTCGATGAAATGGAGGAATACTGGCAGGCAGCGAAGAAGGCTGGATTGTAA
- a CDS encoding HU family DNA-binding protein: protein MNKTDLINNISTKSGLTKKDVESVLNGFLGEITDALASGDKVQLIGFGTFETRKRSGRTGRNPQTGNEIVIPESTVPAFKAGNKLKEAVK from the coding sequence ATGAACAAAACAGATCTGATTAACAACATTTCCACCAAAAGCGGTTTGACTAAAAAAGACGTTGAGTCCGTATTGAACGGCTTTTTGGGAGAGATTACAGATGCACTTGCCAGCGGAGACAAAGTACAATTGATCGGCTTTGGCACTTTTGAGACCCGCAAACGTTCCGGTCGTACCGGACGTAACCCACAAACAGGGAATGAAATCGTGATTCCTGAGTCCACCGTTCCTGCATTCAAAGCAGGCAACAAACTTAAAGAAGCCGTAAAATAA
- a CDS encoding RNA-binding S4 domain-containing protein, with amino-acid sequence MRLDKFLKVSRLIKRRTVAKDVSEQGRVLVNGREAKPSAAVKVGDELTVQFGQKLVTVKVERLAESTKKDEASSLYTLVKEEPIAKDNGLNW; translated from the coding sequence ATGCGTCTTGATAAATTCCTGAAGGTCTCTCGACTGATCAAACGTCGCACCGTTGCCAAGGATGTCTCTGAACAAGGACGTGTTCTGGTGAACGGGCGCGAAGCGAAGCCCAGCGCCGCTGTCAAAGTGGGCGATGAGCTGACGGTTCAGTTCGGTCAAAAGCTGGTCACCGTAAAGGTGGAACGCCTTGCCGAGAGTACCAAGAAGGACGAGGCAAGCAGCCTCTACACCTTGGTTAAGGAAGAGCCGATCGCCAAGGATAATGGGTTGAACTGGTAA
- the yabP gene encoding sporulation protein YabP: MVEQNKTKQHHLSMQNRKLLDLTGVSNVESFDSEEFLLQTELGHLTIRGHNLHIKNLSLEDGLLSIEGTVSSLQYLDPGSQSKNGKGLFGKMFR, encoded by the coding sequence ATGGTTGAGCAAAATAAAACGAAACAGCATCATCTGAGTATGCAGAATCGGAAACTGCTGGATCTGACAGGTGTCTCCAATGTGGAGAGCTTCGACAGTGAGGAATTTTTACTGCAAACTGAACTTGGGCATCTGACCATCCGGGGGCACAATTTACATATCAAAAACCTTAGCCTGGAGGACGGTTTGCTATCTATCGAGGGAACGGTCAGTTCTCTGCAATATCTGGATCCCGGTTCCCAATCCAAGAACGGTAAAGGCCTGTTCGGCAAGATGTTCCGATGA
- the yabQ gene encoding spore cortex biosynthesis protein YabQ — translation MSPDTQWITLMWMLISGAVMGMAYDSYRVLSGQLRFPRWSVHTLDLLYWVASALFVFRMLYAGNHGQLRFYVFLGLIIGVCFYFWLLSVTTQRFVVMLIKLARTLIHWCGHILNILIVMPAKGLYKLLRVLFGFILAILLFLGKLVLQCLVPFGKLFRWMFRPLLKHWVTPRFLIRAGSSIAAMWKRWF, via the coding sequence ATGAGTCCCGATACTCAATGGATCACATTGATGTGGATGCTGATATCGGGAGCCGTGATGGGGATGGCCTACGACAGTTACCGGGTACTGTCCGGTCAGCTGCGGTTCCCGAGATGGAGTGTCCACACGCTAGATCTGTTGTACTGGGTCGCTTCCGCGCTGTTCGTCTTCCGGATGCTGTACGCCGGTAATCACGGACAGCTGCGGTTTTATGTCTTTTTGGGGCTGATTATAGGGGTTTGCTTCTATTTTTGGCTTTTAAGTGTTACAACCCAGCGTTTTGTGGTAATGTTAATTAAACTCGCAAGAACGCTGATTCATTGGTGTGGACATATCCTTAACATCCTGATCGTTATGCCGGCAAAAGGGCTTTATAAGCTATTGCGTGTATTATTTGGCTTTATACTCGCAATCCTGTTATTTCTGGGCAAGCTGGTATTGCAATGTTTGGTACCTTTCGGCAAGTTGTTCCGCTGGATGTTTAGGCCGCTCCTGAAGCATTGGGTAACGCCACGCTTCCTGATCCGTGCGGGTTCAAGTATTGCAGCGATGTGGAAACGCTGGTTTTAA
- a CDS encoding FtsB family cell division protein, whose protein sequence is MGKTPMSKSKVQAGQGKSSGAKRRLMLWMTFMVVFIIWAGYTFLVQTAQISDKSSHLAAQQASKEETEKKLAQLKYEVSRLKDPEYIGQLARKRGYYLPDETPIKVEESGN, encoded by the coding sequence ATGGGTAAAACACCTATGAGCAAATCAAAAGTACAAGCAGGCCAAGGAAAATCTTCTGGTGCAAAAAGGCGTCTTATGCTTTGGATGACTTTTATGGTTGTGTTTATCATTTGGGCAGGATATACGTTCCTTGTGCAGACTGCACAAATTTCGGACAAGAGTTCTCACCTGGCGGCACAGCAAGCTTCAAAGGAAGAAACAGAGAAGAAGCTGGCACAGTTGAAATATGAAGTCAGCCGGTTGAAGGATCCCGAATACATAGGACAACTGGCACGAAAAAGAGGATACTATCTGCCTGACGAAACACCAATTAAGGTTGAAGAGTCAGGGAACTGA
- a CDS encoding S1 domain-containing RNA-binding protein, with translation MAIEVGTKLEGKVTGITHFGAFVDLSGGVTGLVHISEIADNYVKDVNDHLKLNDLVTVKVINVDKDGKIGLSIKQAVDKPVEQQTQSRPPRAPRPERSGGDRERFSGGGPSGGQGRGGGGGGFNRDRGGRSFKPAAGKPSFEDKMSRFLKDSEERISSLKKNTEGKRGGRGAKRV, from the coding sequence ATGGCAATTGAAGTGGGCACCAAGTTAGAGGGCAAGGTGACAGGCATCACGCATTTTGGAGCATTTGTGGATCTGTCAGGAGGTGTCACGGGTCTCGTTCACATCTCGGAAATCGCCGACAATTATGTCAAAGATGTCAACGACCACCTGAAACTTAATGACCTCGTTACAGTAAAGGTCATCAACGTTGACAAGGATGGCAAGATTGGGCTTTCCATTAAGCAAGCTGTTGACAAACCGGTTGAGCAACAAACCCAGTCCAGACCCCCAAGAGCTCCTAGACCGGAACGCAGTGGAGGAGATCGCGAACGATTCAGCGGTGGAGGCCCAAGTGGTGGCCAAGGCCGTGGCGGCGGTGGTGGTGGATTTAACCGTGACCGCGGAGGCCGTTCTTTCAAGCCCGCAGCAGGCAAACCTTCATTTGAGGATAAAATGTCACGCTTCCTGAAAGATAGCGAAGAGCGGATTTCTTCGTTGAAGAAGAACACAGAAGGCAAACGTGGTGGCCGTGGAGCCAAACGCGTGTAA
- the spoIIE gene encoding stage II sporulation protein E, with protein sequence MMEKWNVIQFPGMKAGKGGTEAREELSVRLKQWVSSRKAVQIVAARKWVLLLTFMGFLLGKAMILNELSPFAIAYFAVIAFMRRDYIIPVGAALLAGSLFAPFPVPLIVASELAIFYLLFRGLESYDRAELSYAPTMVFTTTFMVKLFAVVIGPSFSWYAMLMLTMDSILSFVLTLVFIQAIPIFTYRKKKFNLKNEEILCLIILLASVMTGAVGWTIQSLSVEHMLSRYLILIFALVGGAPLGASVGVITGLILSLADMSAVYQMSLLAFAGMLAGMLREGKRAAVALGMLLGSSILSIYLGGPGDVMNSLWETCAAIVLFMLTPKSMMTAISKYVPGTQDHTKSQHEYAKRIRDVTAERVTRFSQVFRQLSRSFDQMSGAGEPVQNEGGMEHFMNAVAEGTCSGCFKRAQCWDAKFIQTYKYMTDVMSSIETNPEMSGKQIPVEWNRVCAKPEEVLEVMRAQYGLHQHNMQWKRQIIDSRQLVAEQLSGVSQVMEDLAKEIQRESEEMVQQEEQIRDALESLGLSIHSIEIINLEAGNVEIEIVHAYTRGFDECRKMIAPLISDVLDEHIAVLSETMLDPRQGLATVTFGSAKTFEITTGVAAAAKGGDVMSGDSFSTVELGNGTFAVALSDGMGNGERARMESSAALNILEQLLQSGMDEKLAIKSVNSVLMLRSPEEMYATVDMALIDEYTAETTFMKIGSTPSFIKRGQEVIQVSASNLPIGIIKDIEVDLVTVQLQPGDILIMMTDGIYDAPGYAVNKELWIKRLIQEIDSEDPQEVADCLLESVIRYQQHEIYDDMTVVVGKIEHFRPEWATLRVPGINRMERPRTVS encoded by the coding sequence ATGATGGAAAAGTGGAATGTCATTCAATTTCCGGGAATGAAAGCTGGTAAAGGAGGTACAGAAGCTCGTGAGGAGCTGTCAGTACGTCTCAAACAGTGGGTTAGCTCCCGCAAGGCTGTCCAGATCGTTGCTGCCCGTAAATGGGTGTTGCTCCTCACCTTTATGGGATTCTTGCTCGGAAAAGCCATGATTCTGAATGAATTATCGCCCTTTGCGATCGCTTACTTTGCGGTCATTGCCTTTATGCGCAGGGATTATATTATTCCGGTAGGCGCCGCGTTGCTGGCCGGAAGCCTCTTTGCCCCTTTCCCGGTACCGCTCATCGTAGCATCGGAACTTGCCATTTTCTATCTGTTGTTCCGAGGACTGGAGTCTTATGACCGCGCTGAATTATCTTATGCGCCGACGATGGTGTTTACGACTACTTTTATGGTCAAGTTGTTCGCTGTTGTTATTGGGCCATCGTTCAGTTGGTACGCCATGCTGATGCTCACGATGGACTCTATACTCAGTTTCGTGCTCACTCTGGTTTTCATACAGGCCATACCGATCTTCACCTATCGCAAAAAAAAGTTCAACCTCAAAAACGAGGAAATCCTCTGTTTGATCATATTACTGGCCTCTGTGATGACGGGGGCGGTGGGCTGGACCATTCAGTCTCTGTCGGTCGAGCATATGCTATCCCGATATCTTATTCTGATCTTCGCACTGGTGGGCGGAGCCCCCCTCGGAGCTTCGGTAGGGGTCATTACTGGCCTCATTCTGAGTTTGGCCGATATGTCAGCGGTGTATCAGATGAGCCTGCTTGCTTTTGCAGGGATGCTTGCGGGTATGCTGAGAGAGGGAAAACGTGCGGCGGTGGCTCTGGGCATGCTGCTGGGTTCCTCTATTCTGTCCATTTACCTGGGTGGACCAGGAGACGTCATGAATTCTTTATGGGAGACATGTGCAGCCATTGTTCTGTTTATGTTAACACCAAAGAGCATGATGACGGCCATCTCCAAATATGTTCCTGGTACACAGGATCACACGAAATCGCAGCATGAATATGCGAAGCGAATACGGGATGTCACCGCAGAACGGGTCACTCGCTTCTCGCAGGTATTCCGTCAGTTGTCACGAAGCTTCGATCAGATGTCCGGGGCGGGGGAGCCGGTACAGAACGAGGGCGGGATGGAGCATTTCATGAATGCTGTAGCTGAAGGGACATGTTCGGGCTGCTTTAAACGGGCCCAGTGCTGGGATGCGAAGTTTATTCAGACCTATAAATATATGACGGATGTGATGAGTTCCATTGAAACCAACCCGGAGATGTCAGGCAAGCAGATTCCGGTGGAATGGAACAGGGTATGTGCGAAACCGGAGGAAGTACTTGAAGTGATGCGCGCCCAGTATGGTCTGCATCAACATAACATGCAATGGAAACGTCAAATTATAGATAGTCGTCAGCTGGTTGCAGAGCAATTATCAGGGGTATCCCAGGTGATGGAGGACCTGGCGAAAGAAATTCAACGGGAAAGTGAGGAGATGGTGCAACAGGAGGAACAGATTCGAGATGCGCTTGAATCGTTAGGTCTGTCTATACACTCTATTGAAATCATTAATCTGGAAGCGGGGAATGTGGAAATCGAGATTGTTCATGCCTATACACGCGGATTTGACGAGTGCCGAAAAATGATCGCTCCGCTGATCTCGGATGTACTGGACGAGCATATTGCCGTCTTGAGTGAGACGATGCTCGACCCTCGCCAAGGGCTGGCGACAGTCACATTTGGCTCTGCCAAAACATTTGAGATCACAACGGGTGTTGCTGCTGCCGCCAAAGGGGGAGATGTGATGTCCGGAGACAGTTTCAGCACAGTTGAACTGGGCAACGGCACATTTGCGGTTGCACTCAGCGATGGCATGGGCAATGGGGAACGGGCACGTATGGAGAGCAGTGCTGCACTGAATATACTGGAGCAGTTGTTACAGTCAGGCATGGATGAGAAGCTGGCAATCAAATCGGTGAATTCCGTTCTGATGCTGCGTTCTCCTGAAGAGATGTATGCGACGGTAGATATGGCACTGATTGATGAATATACAGCGGAGACCACATTTATGAAAATTGGCTCGACTCCTAGTTTTATTAAACGGGGGCAGGAGGTTATCCAGGTTTCGGCCAGTAATCTGCCGATTGGGATTATTAAGGACATTGAAGTGGATCTGGTAACCGTACAGCTTCAGCCAGGGGATATTTTGATTATGATGACGGATGGGATCTATGATGCGCCGGGGTATGCCGTCAATAAAGAATTATGGATCAAGCGTCTCATCCAGGAAATTGATAGCGAGGATCCTCAGGAGGTAGCGGACTGTTTGCTTGAAAGTGTTATTCGATATCAGCAGCACGAGATCTATGATGATATGACCGTAGTTGTAGGCAAAATAGAGCATTTTCGCCCTGAATGGGCCACACTGCGGGTGCCTGGCATCAACCGGATGGAGCGTCCGCGTACTGTCAGTTAA
- a CDS encoding vWA domain-containing protein — protein MKQILLITDGCSNVGTSPVLAAAEAREEGITVNVVGVIDYGTIGELGSREIEDIAKAGGGISQIVGTRQLAHTMQMMTRKTVVQTIQQAVNRELTQILGEHEPKTVTDLEPAKRAQVVEVMEDMAETTPLQVILLIDVSASMKPKLAAVEEGIRDLMLSLQSRMGQSHLSVFHFPGRHSGEEAVMDIDWTADPSRVRSLFGRLQMKGATPTGPAIQRVIDFYRYGTLEEQQEIEGNYRIEREGMLGDNVV, from the coding sequence ATGAAACAAATTTTGTTAATCACTGACGGTTGTTCCAATGTAGGCACAAGTCCGGTTCTGGCTGCGGCGGAAGCACGTGAAGAGGGCATTACAGTCAATGTGGTTGGTGTCATCGATTATGGAACCATTGGTGAGTTGGGGAGTCGGGAGATTGAGGATATTGCCAAGGCTGGAGGCGGCATTAGTCAGATCGTAGGCACAAGACAACTTGCACATACGATGCAGATGATGACAAGAAAAACGGTGGTTCAGACCATTCAGCAGGCGGTTAATAGAGAGTTAACACAAATACTGGGAGAACACGAGCCCAAAACGGTAACCGATCTTGAACCAGCCAAACGTGCGCAGGTGGTTGAAGTGATGGAGGATATGGCGGAGACAACACCGCTGCAAGTCATTCTTCTCATTGACGTAAGTGCCAGTATGAAGCCAAAGCTTGCTGCCGTGGAAGAAGGAATTCGGGATTTAATGCTTAGTTTGCAGTCACGTATGGGTCAGAGCCATCTTTCCGTATTTCATTTTCCTGGACGACATAGCGGAGAAGAAGCCGTCATGGACATCGACTGGACAGCCGATCCGAGCCGTGTACGTTCTCTGTTTGGGCGTTTGCAGATGAAGGGAGCAACCCCGACAGGTCCTGCGATTCAAAGGGTGATTGATTTTTACCGTTATGGTACACTGGAGGAACAGCAGGAAATAGAAGGGAACTATCGCATTGAAAGAGAAGGGATGCTCGGTGACAACGTTGTCTGA
- a CDS encoding serine/threonine protein kinase has product MTTLSDASFPPGTVITGKWNRSRYTIRKLLGKGANGIVFLVQRGENGKHYALKMGFDPVDLQSEINVLKSFQLQRNHEALRQSGIPSYLKDVDDYAVRGRDIPFYVMRYVRGESLHHFIRRQGTDWTLLVGLRLLQKLAQLHQAGWVFGDLKPQNVLVSDYGQVELIDYGGVTSIGRSVKQFTEWYDRGFWNAGSRTADGTYDVFAFALLFIHVLEADALKALAAEGLPQLRSVNQLVALVERSERLAPFRNWTIQALRGQFQDAGHAAKVWKEMMVRPSPLRRRSQSTTPRWLKNAFAVSVILLIGVLIYALRF; this is encoded by the coding sequence GTGACAACGTTGTCTGACGCCTCTTTCCCGCCAGGAACAGTCATAACAGGGAAATGGAATCGCAGCCGTTATACGATTCGGAAGCTTTTGGGCAAAGGAGCCAACGGCATCGTTTTTCTTGTCCAGCGGGGTGAGAATGGCAAACATTATGCACTTAAAATGGGATTTGATCCTGTAGATCTGCAATCGGAAATTAATGTGCTCAAATCTTTTCAATTGCAACGTAATCATGAGGCTCTTCGGCAGAGCGGCATTCCTTCCTACTTAAAAGATGTGGATGACTATGCCGTTCGTGGCCGTGATATTCCCTTTTATGTGATGCGTTACGTTCGGGGTGAATCTTTGCACCACTTCATTCGGCGCCAAGGGACAGACTGGACACTATTGGTTGGACTTAGGCTATTGCAAAAGCTGGCCCAATTGCATCAAGCTGGATGGGTATTTGGCGATCTCAAACCTCAGAATGTACTGGTGTCCGATTATGGGCAGGTAGAGCTGATCGATTATGGCGGGGTTACTTCTATTGGTCGTAGCGTCAAGCAGTTCACCGAGTGGTATGACCGGGGATTCTGGAATGCAGGCAGCCGCACAGCAGATGGCACCTATGATGTATTTGCTTTTGCGTTGTTATTCATTCATGTGTTGGAAGCCGACGCCCTCAAAGCGCTGGCCGCAGAAGGATTGCCACAACTGCGGAGTGTGAACCAGCTCGTAGCTCTGGTGGAACGTAGTGAACGGCTCGCCCCTTTTCGAAATTGGACAATCCAGGCGTTGCGAGGTCAGTTTCAGGACGCCGGACACGCGGCTAAAGTCTGGAAAGAGATGATGGTACGCCCTTCTCCTCTTCGTCGTCGTTCCCAAAGTACAACTCCGCGTTGGCTCAAAAATGCATTTGCTGTATCCGTTATATTACTTATTGGGGTACTCATCTATGCACTGCGATTCTGA
- the tilS gene encoding tRNA lysidine(34) synthetase TilS, with protein MEALRWNKLVNNVLNAAEEHQLWVPGDRIVVAVSGGPDSVAFLHIMHEISTRHVPLELICAHVHHGFRSESDHEAEMMKELACQLGIAFEWVKADVPTYMKLTGQGPQEAARNKRYEFLHEVAARYNAASIALAHHADDQAETVMLHLLRGSGLTGLAGMKFKRREKNVELIRPCLRINKTDLVEACNTQGFLYFNDESNSQRKYRRNAIRLDVLPFLGQYNGQLTPSLNRLAEIVGDEDDFIEQGAYDAYRCLVQANGGRQTFEVPSFLKLHVALQRRLIKLILNYLPLDSDFVDFTRIETIRRKVIQPDTTTWSLDIGQTLACTREYDLISFGIRTDVQDQSYEYRLAQWSGSYELSLTEIDRHVRLVPMSPEDYHVPESADQAAFDADQLLMPLIVRSRLPGDTMKVMGLNGSKKVKNIFIDEKIPPSVRSRVPVVCDGAGNIIWLPGVRRSSVAPVKEDTSAILYMTVGDSAIQG; from the coding sequence ATGGAGGCTTTACGCTGGAACAAGCTGGTGAATAACGTGCTGAATGCAGCGGAAGAGCATCAGTTATGGGTTCCCGGGGATCGGATTGTCGTCGCAGTATCGGGCGGACCGGACTCGGTAGCTTTTTTGCATATCATGCATGAGATCAGTACCAGACATGTTCCGCTGGAATTAATATGCGCCCATGTACATCATGGCTTTCGGAGTGAATCCGATCATGAGGCCGAGATGATGAAGGAGCTTGCTTGCCAGCTCGGCATTGCATTTGAATGGGTGAAGGCCGATGTGCCTACTTATATGAAGCTTACCGGTCAAGGCCCGCAGGAGGCCGCGCGCAACAAACGATATGAGTTTTTGCATGAAGTAGCTGCCCGATACAATGCGGCGAGCATTGCGCTTGCCCATCATGCAGACGACCAGGCAGAGACAGTTATGCTCCATTTACTGCGTGGAAGTGGCCTAACCGGACTCGCGGGAATGAAGTTTAAACGGCGAGAAAAAAATGTGGAACTTATTCGTCCATGCCTTCGTATAAACAAGACAGACCTTGTAGAAGCTTGTAATACCCAGGGTTTTCTGTACTTTAATGATGAAAGCAATTCCCAGCGTAAATATCGTCGCAATGCCATTCGCTTGGATGTGCTTCCTTTTTTGGGGCAATATAATGGACAGCTCACGCCGTCTTTGAATCGACTTGCCGAAATTGTGGGCGATGAAGACGATTTCATCGAACAAGGTGCATATGACGCATACAGGTGTCTAGTGCAGGCGAACGGCGGAAGGCAAACCTTTGAGGTGCCTTCCTTTTTGAAGTTACATGTCGCTTTACAACGAAGGTTGATTAAACTAATATTGAATTATCTGCCTTTGGACAGTGATTTTGTCGACTTTACCCGTATTGAGACCATTCGCCGCAAGGTAATTCAGCCTGACACGACGACCTGGAGCCTGGATATAGGACAGACACTCGCCTGCACCCGGGAGTACGATCTGATTTCTTTCGGCATACGGACTGACGTACAGGATCAATCTTACGAATATCGTCTTGCTCAATGGAGCGGATCTTATGAGCTTTCTCTCACGGAAATCGACCGACATGTTCGGCTTGTTCCGATGAGTCCCGAGGACTATCATGTACCGGAATCGGCGGATCAAGCCGCATTTGATGCGGATCAACTGCTTATGCCGCTGATTGTGCGTTCACGGTTACCTGGAGATACCATGAAAGTGATGGGATTAAACGGAAGCAAAAAGGTGAAAAATATTTTCATCGATGAGAAAATCCCCCCTTCTGTCCGTTCACGGGTTCCCGTGGTATGTGATGGAGCAGGCAATATCATCTGGTTACCGGGCGTTCGCCGGTCCAGTGTAGCTCCTGTCAAGGAGGATACTTCCGCAATCCTGTACATGACTGTAGGCGATTCAGCGATTCAGGGGTAG
- the hpt gene encoding hypoxanthine phosphoribosyltransferase, whose protein sequence is MQNDIQEVLISEEEIQSKVKELGATLSAEYANRNPLVICVLKGAFIFMADLVKNITVHVEMDFMAVSSYGASTKSSGVVKIIKDLDVPVEGREVLIVEDIIDSGLTLSYLIELLENRGAESVRVVTLFDKPSGRKVELEAHYTGFDIPDAFIVGYGLDYAEKYRNLPYIGILKPEIYSN, encoded by the coding sequence TTGCAGAACGACATTCAGGAAGTATTGATCAGTGAAGAAGAGATTCAGAGTAAAGTCAAGGAATTAGGCGCAACACTAAGTGCCGAATATGCAAATCGCAATCCTTTGGTCATTTGTGTGCTCAAGGGTGCGTTTATATTTATGGCTGATTTGGTTAAGAACATTACGGTGCATGTTGAGATGGACTTCATGGCAGTATCCAGTTACGGTGCTTCCACCAAATCATCTGGCGTTGTCAAAATCATTAAGGATTTGGATGTACCCGTTGAAGGACGCGAAGTTCTGATCGTAGAAGACATTATCGATAGTGGGCTTACACTCAGCTATCTGATTGAACTCTTGGAAAATCGCGGCGCCGAATCTGTTCGTGTTGTCACGCTGTTTGACAAACCTTCAGGTCGCAAAGTGGAACTTGAAGCTCATTACACAGGCTTTGACATTCCAGATGCATTCATCGTTGGATATGGTCTGGATTATGCCGAGAAGTACCGGAACCTCCCTTACATCGGGATATTGAAACCGGAAATTTACAGTAACTAG